In Bartonella machadoae, a single genomic region encodes these proteins:
- a CDS encoding type II toxin-antitoxin system HicB family antitoxin: protein MNNNHYTYRVLWSQEDKEYVGLCAEFPSLSWLDVQAEKALKGIMDLVSEVIEDMQHNGEEIPVPLSHGKYSGKFQLRIPPELHRKLAIQAAENGVSLNRYISSKL from the coding sequence ATGAACAATAATCATTATACATATCGTGTTTTGTGGTCGCAAGAAGATAAGGAATATGTTGGTTTGTGTGCAGAATTCCCATCCCTTTCATGGTTAGATGTTCAAGCAGAGAAAGCTTTAAAAGGTATTATGGATCTCGTTTCAGAAGTTATTGAGGACATGCAACACAATGGAGAAGAAATTCCTGTGCCTTTGTCACATGGTAAATATAGTGGTAAGTTCCAATTAAGAATACCACCAGAACTCCATAGGAAGCTCGCAATTCAAGCTGCTGAAAATGGTGTAAGTTTAAACAGATATATTTCCTCTAAACTTTAA
- a CDS encoding CopG family antitoxin, with protein MKTSQLKQMPVFKTDEEAENFVDTADLTDYDLTGFKPVHFEFLPKEAS; from the coding sequence ATGAAAACCTCTCAATTAAAACAAATGCCGGTGTTTAAGACAGATGAAGAAGCAGAAAACTTTGTTGATACTGCTGATCTCACGGATTATGACTTAACTGGTTTTAAACCCGTTCATTTTGAATTTTTACCTAAAGAAGCCTCTTAA